In Xenopus laevis strain J_2021 chromosome 2S, Xenopus_laevis_v10.1, whole genome shotgun sequence, a genomic segment contains:
- the c3orf38.S gene encoding uncharacterized protein LOC735114 isoform X1, which produces MVGLNGREKAGCRQLLGEMEISDLMSLAETVTNRMIRVLSREAVDAILTYSETAAELLRRKKVYRDLIFKYLASKKIPVSPSSDKNQLIQHTLEFWRETAIESVPPAPESSNVNEQNSQEKSNSTSHRASLDCQMLGEHFCRWFYELLNSQNPVLGLEKGDWGPQHFWENAMLKFAYSTTQDNTEEHNGAQMTSLRLLALTREERLLFNPNIDTGGLKCVTSPHGLVVVAVAGTIHRDNQCLGIFEQLFGLIRCPVTDSWKIKNVNLKILGQSAVGSVPRPSIQYKTSDLENFYN; this is translated from the exons ATGGTGGGACTGAATGGCCGGGAGAAGGCGGGATGTCGGCAGCTGCTGGGAGAGATGGAGATCTCCGACCTCATGTCCCTGGCAGAGACCGTCACTAATCGAATGATCCGAGTGTTGAGCAGGGAAG CGGTTGATGCGATATTAACGTACAGCGAGACTGCGGCTGAACTTCTGAGACGCAAGAAGGTTTACCGTGATCTCATATTTAAGTACCTGGCCTCCAAGAAAATACCCGTGTCCCCTTCTAGTGATAAAAATCAGCTCATCCAGCACACCCTGGAGTTCTGGAGAGAAACTGCTATAGAGAGTGTTCCCCCAGCACCCGAGAGTAGTAACGTAAATGAACAAAACTCACAG GAGAAGAGCAATTCCACCTCACATCGCGCTTCACTGGACTGTCAAATGCTTGGGGAACATTTCTGCAGGTGGTTTTATGAACTCTTAAACTCACAGAATCCAGTACTTGGCCTTGAAAAGGGTGATTGGGGACCTCAGCACTTCTGGGAGAATGCCATGCTTAAATTTGCCTATAGTACAACACAAGACAATACAGAAGAGCACAATGGGGCCCAGATGACAAGCTTGCGCCTACTCGCACTCACTCGGGAGGAGAGACTGCTGTTCAACCCAAACATTGATACTGGGGGCTTGAAATGTGTCACTTCTCCACATGGTTTGGTGGTTGTAGCAGTGGCTGGTACAATCCACAGGGACAATCAATGTTTGGGCATATTTGAACAGCTCTTTGGACTAATCCGCTGCCCGGTTACTGACAGCTGGAAGATCAAAAATGTTAATCTGAAAATCTTGGGACAGAGCGCTGTGGGCTCAGTGCCGAGACCATCTATTCAGTATAAAACTAGCGATTTAGAAAACTTTTATAACTAA
- the c3orf38.S gene encoding uncharacterized protein LOC735114 (The RefSeq protein has 1 substitution compared to this genomic sequence) has product MVGLNGREKAGCRQLLGEMEISDLMSLAETVTNRMIRVLSREEAVDAILTYSETAAELLRRKKVYRDLIFKYLASKKIPVSPSSDKNQLIQHTLEFWRETAIESVPPAPESSNVNEQNSQEKSNSTSHRASLDCQMLGEHFCRWFYELLNSQNPVLGLEKGDWGPQHFWENAMLKFAYSTSQDNTEEHNGAQMTSLRLLALTREERLLFNPNIDTGGLKCVTSPHGLVVVAVAGTIHRDNQCLGIFEQLFGLIRCPVTDSWKIKNVNLKILGQSAVGSVPRPSIQYKTSDLENFYN; this is encoded by the exons ATGGTGGGACTGAATGGCCGGGAGAAGGCGGGATGTCGGCAGCTGCTGGGAGAGATGGAGATCTCCGACCTCATGTCCCTGGCAGAGACCGTCACTAATCGAATGATCCGAGTGTTGAGCAGGGAAG aagCGGTTGATGCGATATTAACGTACAGCGAGACTGCGGCTGAACTTCTGAGACGCAAGAAGGTTTACCGTGATCTCATATTTAAGTACCTGGCCTCCAAGAAAATACCCGTGTCCCCTTCTAGTGATAAAAATCAGCTCATCCAGCACACCCTGGAGTTCTGGAGAGAAACTGCTATAGAGAGTGTTCCCCCAGCACCCGAGAGTAGTAACGTAAATGAACAAAACTCACAG GAGAAGAGCAATTCCACCTCACATCGCGCTTCACTGGACTGTCAAATGCTTGGGGAACATTTCTGCAGGTGGTTTTATGAACTCTTAAACTCACAGAATCCAGTACTTGGCCTTGAAAAGGGTGATTGGGGACCTCAGCACTTCTGGGAGAATGCCATGCTTAAATTTGCCTATAGTACAACACAAGACAATACAGAAGAGCACAATGGGGCCCAGATGACAAGCTTGCGCCTACTCGCACTCACTCGGGAGGAGAGACTGCTGTTCAACCCAAACATTGATACTGGGGGCTTGAAATGTGTCACTTCTCCACATGGTTTGGTGGTTGTAGCAGTGGCTGGTACAATCCACAGGGACAATCAATGTTTGGGCATATTTGAACAGCTCTTTGGACTAATCCGCTGCCCGGTTACTGACAGCTGGAAGATCAAAAATGTTAATCTGAAAATCTTGGGACAGAGCGCTGTGGGCTCAGTGCCGAGACCATCTATTCAGTATAAAACTAGCGATTTAGAAAACTTTTATAACTAA